The Sulfitobacter sp. SK011 genome has a window encoding:
- the mrdA gene encoding penicillin-binding protein 2, which yields MRRNRAENDASHAKLTRRAALLGGAQLLFMGGLAARMRYLQVDQADQFRLLAEENRINIRLIPPARGEIFDRNGLRLAQNVPSYRIVLVREDAGDVDLVMDRLASVIDIDPETRASAMAEIKRSAPFLPVTIIDDVSWDAVSKVSVNAPALPGITPEVGLTRVYPRGSDFAHVVGRVGRVSQKDLDALEDPDQVLRIPRFQIGKINVEAREESLLRGTAGTKQVEVNATGRVMRELARREGQSGADLQLTVDAKLQGYVQARLSGESAAVVLIDCENGDLTAIASAPSYDPNLFIGGISSADYNPLLNSKYRPLVNKTVQGTYPPGSTFKMMTAMAALEEGLIGPDDTAYCPGHLEVAGRRFHCWKRAGHGWVDLENSLKQSCDVYYYDLALKVGIEKITEMANRFGLGIKHELALSSVAAGLTPTKDWKKKARNADWVIGDTVNASIGQGFMLASPLQLAVMCARIATGRQTTPRLVKSIDGVEQPSGDGEQLAMNENNLRKMRRAMYEVVNNRRGTAYRSRIIADDMRMAGKTGTSQVRNITAAERARGVSKNSDLPWERRDHALFVSFAPYENPRYAVSVLVEHGGGGSTAAAPIARDVLLQAMSGGDPPLEAYPTGDRDRIKIQQEKLREIQPQAAIDGNDQA from the coding sequence ATGAGACGCAATCGCGCCGAAAATGACGCAAGTCACGCCAAGCTAACCCGGCGTGCGGCCCTGCTGGGCGGCGCGCAATTGCTGTTCATGGGCGGATTGGCGGCACGTATGCGATACCTGCAGGTCGATCAGGCCGATCAGTTTCGCCTTTTGGCCGAAGAGAACCGCATCAACATCCGCCTGATCCCGCCAGCGCGCGGTGAAATTTTTGACCGCAATGGACTGCGGCTGGCCCAAAACGTCCCCTCGTATCGCATCGTTTTGGTGCGCGAGGATGCAGGCGATGTTGATCTGGTCATGGACCGCCTTGCAAGCGTCATTGATATTGATCCCGAAACCCGCGCAAGTGCGATGGCCGAGATCAAAAGATCCGCGCCCTTTCTACCGGTGACAATCATTGATGATGTCAGTTGGGATGCAGTCAGCAAGGTCAGCGTCAATGCCCCTGCCCTGCCCGGCATCACACCCGAGGTTGGCCTGACCCGCGTGTATCCGCGCGGATCGGATTTTGCCCATGTGGTCGGTCGTGTGGGACGCGTCAGCCAAAAGGATCTGGACGCGCTGGAGGACCCTGATCAGGTGCTGCGCATCCCGCGATTTCAGATTGGTAAAATCAACGTTGAGGCGCGTGAAGAATCGCTATTGCGCGGCACCGCAGGCACCAAACAGGTCGAGGTCAACGCAACAGGCCGGGTGATGCGTGAACTTGCCCGGCGCGAAGGGCAATCCGGCGCCGACCTGCAATTGACTGTCGATGCCAAGTTGCAGGGCTACGTTCAGGCGCGGCTCAGCGGCGAAAGTGCTGCGGTGGTGCTCATTGATTGCGAAAATGGCGATCTCACTGCAATCGCCTCTGCGCCCAGCTATGACCCGAACCTGTTTATTGGTGGGATTTCGTCGGCGGATTATAACCCGCTCTTGAATTCCAAGTATCGCCCCCTTGTCAACAAAACCGTCCAGGGCACCTATCCGCCCGGATCAACGTTTAAGATGATGACCGCAATGGCCGCGCTGGAAGAGGGCCTGATCGGACCGGATGATACCGCCTATTGTCCCGGCCATCTGGAGGTCGCGGGCCGCAGATTTCACTGTTGGAAACGCGCAGGGCATGGATGGGTTGATCTGGAAAACTCGCTCAAGCAATCCTGCGATGTGTATTATTATGATCTCGCGCTAAAGGTTGGCATTGAAAAAATAACCGAGATGGCCAACCGGTTTGGCCTTGGCATCAAACACGAACTTGCTCTTTCCTCGGTTGCGGCCGGGCTGACCCCCACCAAAGACTGGAAGAAAAAAGCCCGCAATGCTGACTGGGTGATTGGCGACACGGTGAATGCGTCAATCGGTCAGGGGTTCATGCTGGCGTCGCCCCTGCAACTCGCGGTGATGTGCGCGCGGATCGCAACGGGGCGTCAGACCACGCCTCGGCTGGTGAAGTCGATTGATGGGGTCGAACAGCCCAGCGGCGATGGCGAACAGCTTGCGATGAATGAAAACAACCTGCGCAAGATGCGCCGCGCGATGTACGAAGTGGTCAACAATCGCCGCGGCACTGCGTACCGGTCCCGGATTATTGCCGACGACATGCGGATGGCTGGCAAGACCGGCACCAGCCAGGTGCGCAACATCACTGCCGCCGAACGGGCGCGCGGGGTATCAAAAAACTCGGACCTGCCGTGGGAACGCCGCGATCACGCGCTGTTTGTCAGTTTTGCGCCTTACGAAAATCCCCGATATGCCGTTTCGGTGCTGGTCGAACATGGCGGCGGTGGCTCAACTGCCGCAGCACCAATTGCACGCGATGTCCTGCTGCAGGCAATGTCCGGCGGCGACCCGCCGCTTGAGGCTTATCCAACGGGCGACCGTGACCGGATCAAGATCCAACAAGAAAAGCTGCGCGAGATACAGCCGCAGGCAGCGATTGATGGGAATGATCAGGCATGA
- the rodA gene encoding rod shape-determining protein RodA, translated as MSYLEYTVKSVPAGFRKFLFINWPLALLLASVCGIGFLMLYSVAGGSFTPWAEPQIKRFALGMVLMIIVALIPIWMWRNLSGLAYGTSLVLLIAVAFIGEERKGSQRWIDLGFIDLQPSELMKITLVMFLAAYYDWLPAKKVSRPFWVLLPVLFVLVPTALVLKQPDLGTSILLLCAGGGLMFLAGVHWAYFAVVATAAIGLLTAVFQSRDTAWQLLNNYQYKRIDTFLDPAADPLGAGYHITQSKIALGSGGWTGRGFMQGTQSRLNFLPEKHTDFIFTTLAEEFGFIGGFSLLGIYALIIMFCVATAVMNKDRFSSLLTLGIALNFFLFFAVNMSMVMGLAPVVGVPLPLVSYGGSAMLVLLLAFGLVQSAHVHRPR; from the coding sequence ATGAGTTATCTTGAATATACCGTCAAATCCGTTCCCGCAGGGTTTCGCAAATTTCTGTTCATAAACTGGCCTTTGGCTCTGCTGTTGGCATCGGTGTGCGGCATCGGCTTTCTGATGCTCTATTCGGTCGCAGGTGGATCGTTCACGCCATGGGCCGAACCGCAGATAAAGCGGTTTGCCCTGGGTATGGTCCTGATGATCATCGTTGCGCTGATCCCGATTTGGATGTGGCGCAACCTGTCTGGCCTTGCCTATGGCACATCGCTTGTCTTGCTTATCGCGGTCGCTTTCATCGGTGAGGAACGCAAAGGATCGCAGCGCTGGATTGATCTGGGGTTCATAGATTTGCAGCCGTCTGAACTGATGAAAATCACGCTGGTGATGTTTCTTGCCGCTTATTACGACTGGCTGCCCGCCAAAAAGGTGTCTCGCCCCTTTTGGGTTTTGCTGCCGGTCTTATTTGTGCTGGTGCCGACCGCTTTGGTCTTGAAACAACCAGACTTGGGTACATCCATCTTGCTTTTGTGTGCAGGTGGCGGGCTGATGTTCCTGGCTGGGGTTCATTGGGCCTATTTTGCTGTCGTTGCGACCGCTGCAATCGGGCTGCTGACCGCCGTTTTCCAATCCCGTGATACAGCCTGGCAGTTGCTGAATAACTATCAGTACAAGCGGATTGATACGTTTCTGGATCCCGCCGCTGACCCGTTGGGGGCGGGATATCATATTACCCAATCCAAGATTGCACTGGGATCAGGCGGCTGGACCGGGCGCGGGTTCATGCAGGGCACCCAATCACGGCTCAATTTCTTACCCGAAAAACACACCGATTTTATTTTCACCACATTGGCCGAAGAGTTCGGCTTCATTGGCGGGTTTTCCTTGCTTGGGATTTATGCGCTGATCATCATGTTCTGCGTCGCAACGGCGGTGATGAACAAAGACCGGTTCTCATCCCTGCTGACCTTGGGGATTGCCTTGAACTTCTTCTTGTTTTTCGCCGTCAACATGTCGATGGTCATGGGTCTGGCACCCGTCGTTGGTGTGCCACTGCCGCTGGTGAGCTATGGAGGATCTGCGATGCTGGTATTGCTGCTGGCCTTTGGGCTGGTGCAATCCGCCCATGTCCATAGACCGAGGTAG
- a CDS encoding glyoxylate/hydroxypyruvate reductase A, translating into MPINVLFAARPDRWDTYEHPLKSAIGQAGLDAHLSMDIPADKVDYIVYAPNSDVQDFAPFTRAKAVLNLWAGVENVVGNQTLNIPLARMVDPGLTKGMVEWVTGHVLRYHLGIDIDILRKDTLWEPRTPPLAQERSVVVLGLGALGHAVTQSLVNLGFDVTGWSRSTKDIQGVRCLHGTDGLRAALGRAEIAVLLLPDTPATENTLNAETLALMPKGARIINPGRGPLIDDDALLAALDKGHIGHATLDVFRVEPLPSDHPYWAHPNVTVTPHIAAETRASTASQVIAENIRRGEIGQKFLHLVDRTLGY; encoded by the coding sequence ATGCCCATCAATGTGCTTTTCGCGGCAAGACCCGACCGCTGGGATACTTACGAACACCCTTTGAAATCGGCAATTGGTCAGGCCGGATTGGATGCACATCTGTCAATGGATATCCCCGCCGACAAGGTCGATTATATCGTCTATGCGCCTAACAGTGACGTGCAGGATTTCGCGCCATTCACCCGCGCAAAGGCAGTGCTCAATCTTTGGGCCGGTGTGGAAAACGTGGTCGGCAATCAAACGCTGAACATCCCGCTTGCCCGGATGGTGGACCCGGGCCTGACCAAAGGCATGGTCGAATGGGTGACGGGGCATGTGCTGCGCTACCATCTTGGGATAGACATCGATATCTTGCGCAAAGACACCCTATGGGAACCGCGCACGCCGCCACTGGCGCAAGAACGGTCTGTTGTCGTGCTGGGTCTTGGGGCGTTGGGTCATGCGGTAACGCAATCTCTTGTGAATTTGGGCTTTGATGTCACGGGATGGTCGCGCAGTACAAAGGACATTCAGGGTGTCAGATGCCTGCATGGTACCGACGGGCTGCGCGCGGCCCTTGGCCGGGCCGAAATCGCAGTGTTGTTGCTGCCCGACACACCTGCCACCGAAAACACGCTGAACGCCGAAACACTGGCCCTGATGCCCAAAGGCGCGCGCATCATCAACCCCGGTCGCGGGCCCCTGATCGACGATGACGCCCTGCTGGCCGCGTTGGACAAGGGGCACATTGGCCATGCAACGCTGGACGTTTTTCGGGTTGAACCGCTGCCATCAGACCATCCTTACTGGGCGCACCCTAATGTCACTGTCACGCCGCATATTGCCGCGGAAACCCGTGCCAGCACCGCATCTCAGGTCATTGCCGAAAACATACGCCGTGGCGAAATTGGGCAAAAGTTCCTGCATCTGGTAGATCGCACACTCGGGTATTGA
- a CDS encoding M3 family metallopeptidase: MTNPLLQDWETPFGVAPFNAISDEDFAPALDAALGAHTGEIAAISDNPDAPTFANTIEALEAAGTDLDKVLGVFFTVAGADSNPVREDLQRAFSPKLAAHFSDISSNKALFARVSAVWEARETLDLTEEQARVLMLTHRGFVRAGAALTGADEARMKEIKGRLAVLGTQFTQNLLADERAWSMSLAEDDLIGLPDFVVDAARAAGAELELGGPVVTLSRSLIVPFLQFSPRRDLREKAFRAWEARGANGGETDNRAIAKETLKLRQERARLLGYASFADYKLETEMAKTPDAVRNLLMSVWEPAKTQANADAAVLTKMMQDDGVNVDLAPWDWRYYAQKRRTIEHDLDEAALKPYFQLDRMIDAAFTCATRLFGLQFAPLDVPLYHKDCRAWDVTRDGKHVAVFIGDFFARGSKRSGAWCSAMRAQAKFPNVQTPVVINVCNFAKSDPALLSYDDARTLFHEFGHALHQMLSNVTYESVSGTSVARDFVELPSQLFEHWLEVPEVLSEFATHAGTGEAMPRAMLDKVLGAANFDMGFQTVEYVASALVDLAFHDGAAPDDPMARQTAVLDGLGMPDAIRMRHATPQFAHVFAGDGYSSGYYSYMWSEVMDADAFEAFEEAGGAFDPERADALEKHILSTGGSRDAAELYVAFRGRLPGVEALLKGRGLAA; the protein is encoded by the coding sequence ATGACAAACCCGTTGCTGCAAGATTGGGAAACGCCGTTTGGTGTGGCCCCTTTCAACGCCATTTCTGACGAAGATTTCGCGCCCGCGCTTGACGCTGCATTGGGTGCCCACACTGGTGAGATCGCCGCGATCTCTGACAACCCTGACGCGCCAACCTTTGCTAATACCATCGAAGCGTTAGAGGCCGCGGGGACGGATCTTGACAAGGTCTTGGGCGTGTTTTTCACGGTGGCTGGGGCCGATAGCAATCCGGTGCGCGAGGATTTGCAGCGCGCGTTTTCACCAAAGCTGGCTGCGCATTTTTCTGATATTTCTAGCAACAAGGCCCTTTTTGCGCGGGTGTCGGCCGTCTGGGAGGCGCGTGAAACGCTTGATCTGACAGAAGAACAGGCGCGGGTTCTTATGCTGACGCATCGCGGCTTTGTTCGGGCGGGCGCGGCCCTGACGGGTGCCGATGAGGCGCGGATGAAAGAGATCAAAGGGCGGCTCGCGGTTCTGGGTACACAATTTACGCAGAACCTATTGGCGGATGAGAGGGCCTGGTCCATGTCACTGGCCGAGGATGATTTGATCGGGTTGCCGGATTTTGTTGTGGATGCGGCCCGTGCGGCGGGCGCTGAATTGGAATTGGGCGGTCCGGTGGTGACCTTGTCGCGGTCCTTGATTGTCCCGTTCCTGCAATTCTCGCCGCGCCGCGACCTGCGCGAAAAAGCATTCCGCGCATGGGAGGCGCGGGGTGCCAATGGGGGCGAAACCGACAATCGCGCTATCGCCAAAGAGACGCTAAAACTGCGTCAAGAGCGTGCCAGGCTTCTGGGTTATGCAAGTTTTGCGGACTACAAGCTGGAAACGGAAATGGCCAAGACGCCTGATGCGGTTCGTAATTTGCTGATGTCGGTATGGGAGCCTGCCAAAACGCAGGCCAATGCGGACGCCGCAGTGCTGACAAAGATGATGCAGGACGATGGGGTTAACGTCGATCTGGCCCCGTGGGACTGGCGCTATTACGCCCAAAAACGGCGGACGATTGAACATGATCTCGATGAGGCCGCGTTGAAACCTTATTTTCAGCTCGACCGGATGATTGATGCCGCATTCACCTGTGCCACGCGCCTTTTTGGCTTGCAATTTGCGCCCCTCGATGTGCCGCTTTACCACAAGGATTGCCGCGCATGGGATGTCACGCGGGATGGCAAACATGTGGCTGTTTTTATCGGTGACTTCTTTGCACGCGGGTCAAAGCGGTCTGGCGCTTGGTGCTCGGCGATGCGGGCGCAGGCGAAATTTCCCAATGTTCAGACACCGGTGGTGATCAATGTCTGCAACTTTGCCAAATCGGATCCGGCATTGTTGTCCTATGACGATGCTCGCACGCTGTTTCATGAATTCGGTCATGCCCTGCATCAGATGCTGTCGAACGTGACCTACGAAAGTGTCAGTGGCACGTCAGTCGCGCGTGATTTTGTCGAACTGCCCAGCCAGCTTTTTGAACACTGGCTTGAGGTGCCCGAGGTATTGAGCGAATTCGCCACCCACGCGGGGACCGGCGAGGCAATGCCGCGCGCCATGCTGGACAAGGTGTTGGGGGCCGCGAATTTCGATATGGGATTTCAGACCGTTGAATATGTTGCTTCTGCCCTTGTTGATCTGGCCTTCCATGACGGGGCCGCGCCTGACGATCCAATGGCAAGGCAGACGGCGGTTCTGGATGGATTGGGGATGCCGGATGCGATCCGTATGCGACACGCCACCCCACAGTTCGCGCATGTATTTGCGGGGGACGGATATTCCAGCGGATATTACAGCTATATGTGGTCAGAGGTCATGGACGCAGATGCATTCGAGGCCTTCGAAGAGGCGGGTGGCGCGTTCGATCCCGAACGCGCGGATGCGTTGGAAAAGCACATTCTGTCAACGGGCGGCAGCCGCGATGCAGCAGAACTTTATGTCGCGTTCAGGGGCCGCTTGCCGGGGGTTGAGGCGCTGTTGAAGGGGCGTGGACTGGCCGCATAG
- a CDS encoding DUF1428 domain-containing protein, whose product MAYVNGMVAAVPTANKDAYFKMCKMMAPIFKRHGAIEAVDCWGADVPDGEVTSFPMAVKCKADETVAFAWITWPDKATADAGMQAAMSDPEMAQAGEMPFDGKRLIFGGFEKIT is encoded by the coding sequence ATGGCTTATGTGAATGGCATGGTGGCGGCGGTGCCCACGGCGAACAAGGACGCCTATTTCAAGATGTGCAAGATGATGGCCCCCATTTTCAAACGACACGGCGCGATCGAAGCGGTGGATTGCTGGGGTGCGGATGTCCCGGACGGCGAAGTCACGTCCTTTCCGATGGCGGTCAAGTGCAAGGCAGATGAAACCGTGGCTTTTGCTTGGATTACATGGCCTGACAAGGCCACAGCGGACGCAGGCATGCAAGCGGCGATGAGCGACCCTGAAATGGCGCAGGCTGGCGAAATGCCATTCGATGGCAAGCGCTTGATATTCGGCGGATTTGAAAAAATTACCTGA
- a CDS encoding molybdopterin-synthase adenylyltransferase MoeB produces the protein MMLVIILAALIWFGGRFLGAPRGVRAGMLALLFLAVLGVQFTFPAAHPLRVATGGSAALWLLLAGFAGLFLGYRQILSALRRKAEAPDPEPAQKATFSDTELNRYARHIVLREVGGAGQKALKEARVLVIGAGGLGAPALQYLAAAGVGTIGIIDDDVVENANLQRQVIHKDRAIGTPKVFSAQAEMQAQNPFITVHPYHRRLTPEIADDLIADFDLVLDGTDNFDTRYLVNRTCVAMGKPLISGALSQWEGQLSVFDPRHDAPCYACIFPTAPAPHLAPSCAEAGVIGPLPGVIGAMMAMEAVKLIIGAGTPLRGQMVIYDALYGESRTIAVAPRKDCPVCAEVHM, from the coding sequence ATGATGCTCGTCATTATTCTTGCTGCGTTGATCTGGTTTGGCGGCCGGTTTCTGGGTGCACCGCGCGGTGTACGCGCCGGGATGCTGGCACTTTTGTTTTTGGCCGTGCTTGGCGTGCAGTTTACCTTTCCTGCGGCGCATCCCTTGCGGGTCGCAACCGGCGGCAGTGCGGCACTTTGGTTATTGCTCGCAGGGTTTGCCGGGCTTTTTCTGGGCTATCGACAGATATTAAGCGCGCTGAGACGCAAGGCCGAGGCACCAGATCCAGAGCCCGCTCAGAAAGCCACGTTTTCTGACACAGAGCTGAACAGATACGCCCGACACATCGTGCTGCGCGAGGTCGGAGGTGCCGGTCAAAAAGCGCTGAAAGAGGCACGTGTTCTGGTGATTGGTGCCGGCGGCTTGGGCGCGCCCGCCCTGCAATATCTCGCGGCAGCGGGGGTGGGGACGATTGGCATCATCGACGATGATGTGGTCGAAAATGCGAACTTGCAACGGCAGGTCATTCACAAGGACCGCGCCATCGGCACGCCCAAGGTATTTTCAGCGCAGGCCGAGATGCAGGCGCAGAACCCCTTTATCACCGTGCATCCCTATCATCGGCGGTTGACGCCCGAGATCGCAGATGACTTGATCGCTGATTTTGATCTCGTACTTGATGGCACCGATAATTTTGACACGCGCTATCTGGTCAACCGGACTTGCGTTGCGATGGGCAAACCATTGATATCCGGCGCACTGAGCCAGTGGGAGGGGCAGTTGAGTGTGTTTGATCCGCGCCATGATGCCCCCTGTTACGCATGTATTTTTCCCACGGCCCCTGCGCCCCATCTGGCCCCGTCCTGTGCTGAAGCGGGTGTGATTGGCCCGCTGCCGGGTGTCATCGGTGCCATGATGGCGATGGAGGCGGTGAAACTGATCATCGGTGCTGGCACGCCCCTGCGCGGGCAGATGGTCATTTATGATGCGCTTTATGGTGAGAGCCGGACGATTGCAGTTGCACCGCGCAAGGATTGCCCGGTTTGCGCCGAAGTCCACATGTGA
- the dut gene encoding dUTP diphosphatase has translation MTTIKLTWAQNADRSLGLPRYETPGAAGADLCANLPHGSVVIASGARALISTGLHMAIPDGFEVQIRPRSGLALKHGVSLLNSPGTIDSDYRGVVGVIVQNAGSDPFEVTHGMRIAQMVMAPVLQAAFALVEQLDDTARGVGGFGSTGA, from the coding sequence GTGACCACCATCAAGCTGACTTGGGCACAGAACGCTGACCGTTCTCTGGGCCTTCCCCGGTACGAGACACCCGGTGCTGCCGGTGCTGATCTTTGCGCGAACCTGCCACATGGATCTGTGGTTATCGCGTCGGGTGCGCGGGCTCTGATCTCAACCGGTCTGCATATGGCGATCCCGGATGGGTTCGAAGTGCAGATCCGGCCGCGTTCCGGTCTTGCGCTCAAACATGGCGTCAGTTTGCTGAATAGTCCCGGCACCATCGACAGTGATTATCGTGGGGTGGTTGGCGTGATTGTCCAGAATGCCGGGTCCGACCCGTTTGAAGTGACCCATGGAATGCGGATTGCTCAGATGGTGATGGCTCCGGTTCTTCAGGCTGCGTTTGCCTTGGTGGAACAACTCGACGATACGGCGCGGGGCGTGGGCGGTTTTGGGTCAACCGGCGCATGA
- the coaBC gene encoding bifunctional phosphopantothenoylcysteine decarboxylase/phosphopantothenate--cysteine ligase CoaBC, whose amino-acid sequence MLAGKHILLIIGGGIAAFKSLDLIRRLRERGAVVTPVLTRAGEEFVTPLSVSALAGCKVFRDLFDLGDEAEMGHIQLSRVADLVVVAPATADLMAKMAQGLANDLASTLLLATDTPVLMAPAMNVRMWEHAATQRNLETLRSDGISVVGPNNGDMACGEYGPGRMSEPLEIVAAIEGRLADGPLKGRKVLVTSGPTHEPIDPVRYIANRSSGAQGTAIGRALSALGADVVFVTGPADVAPPDGVQVIKVKTAHEMLEAVKGALPVDAAVFAAAVADWRISSASDRKLKKSKDGLPVLTFAENPDILKTVSQMKKGRPGLVVGFAAETNDVIDNATAKRERKGCDWIVANDVSPGTGIMGGSENAVTLISADGSEDWPRMGKDSVAARLAARIAEALG is encoded by the coding sequence ATGCTGGCGGGAAAACATATTCTGCTGATCATCGGTGGCGGGATTGCGGCTTTCAAATCCCTAGATTTGATCCGACGGTTGCGTGAACGCGGTGCTGTTGTAACCCCGGTCCTGACGCGGGCGGGAGAAGAATTTGTAACACCCCTTTCGGTCTCCGCTTTGGCCGGGTGTAAGGTCTTCCGTGATCTGTTTGATCTGGGTGACGAGGCCGAGATGGGCCATATCCAGCTGAGCCGGGTTGCAGATCTGGTTGTTGTGGCCCCGGCTACAGCGGATCTGATGGCCAAAATGGCGCAGGGGCTGGCCAATGATCTGGCGTCTACCTTGCTGCTGGCGACCGACACGCCGGTCCTGATGGCGCCGGCGATGAATGTTCGGATGTGGGAACACGCCGCAACCCAGCGCAATTTGGAAACCCTGAGGTCGGATGGAATTTCTGTTGTAGGTCCCAACAATGGCGATATGGCTTGCGGTGAATACGGCCCCGGACGGATGTCTGAACCGCTTGAGATTGTTGCGGCGATTGAGGGGCGTCTTGCCGACGGACCGCTTAAAGGAAGAAAGGTTCTGGTGACCTCTGGCCCCACGCATGAACCCATTGATCCGGTGCGCTATATCGCGAACCGTTCCTCTGGTGCGCAAGGTACAGCAATTGGTCGTGCCCTGTCCGCTTTAGGGGCTGATGTTGTTTTTGTGACTGGTCCGGCTGACGTGGCACCTCCTGATGGGGTTCAGGTGATCAAAGTGAAAACAGCGCACGAGATGCTTGAGGCCGTGAAGGGTGCATTGCCAGTGGATGCAGCCGTCTTTGCCGCTGCAGTTGCGGATTGGCGGATCAGCAGCGCCAGTGACCGCAAGCTGAAGAAATCCAAAGATGGGCTGCCCGTTCTTACGTTTGCCGAAAATCCCGACATCCTGAAAACGGTTAGTCAGATGAAAAAAGGCAGACCCGGTCTGGTTGTTGGATTTGCTGCGGAAACCAATGACGTGATCGACAATGCGACCGCCAAGCGTGAACGCAAGGGATGTGATTGGATCGTTGCCAATGATGTGTCGCCCGGAACGGGCATCATGGGCGGAAGCGAGAACGCGGTGACCCTGATCTCGGCGGATGGATCTGAGGATTGGCCACGCATGGGCAAAGACTCGGTCGCAGCAAGGTTGGCGGCGCGTATTGCTGAGGCATTGGGATAG
- a CDS encoding RNA polymerase factor sigma-32 yields MTLQTAQDFSLTRTAMKAEMLDADTELELAYAWRDQRDEASLHRLINAYMRLAVSMASKFKRYGAPMNDLIQEAGLGLMKAADKFDPDRGVRFSTYAVWWIKASIQDHVMRNWSMVRTGSTSSQKSLFFNMRRVQARLEREAASTGETLDRHQLRQMISTEIGVPLHDVEMMEGRLSGSDYSLNATQSAEDEGREWIDALVDESDQAAEKVEASHDTAQLRAWLLTAMKALNEREQFIVRERKLLDKPRTLESLGEELSLSKERVRQLEAAAFAKMRKSLEGQSQEVFHFLM; encoded by the coding sequence ATGACTTTGCAAACAGCACAGGACTTTTCACTGACACGTACGGCGATGAAAGCAGAGATGCTTGATGCGGATACGGAGCTGGAGCTGGCTTATGCGTGGCGTGATCAACGCGACGAGGCATCGTTACACCGCCTGATCAACGCCTACATGCGTTTGGCCGTTTCGATGGCGTCGAAATTCAAGCGGTATGGTGCGCCGATGAATGACCTGATCCAGGAGGCCGGATTGGGATTGATGAAAGCGGCGGACAAATTTGACCCGGACCGTGGCGTGCGGTTTTCGACCTATGCCGTGTGGTGGATCAAGGCGAGCATTCAGGATCATGTCATGCGCAACTGGTCGATGGTACGGACGGGATCCACATCATCACAGAAATCGCTGTTTTTCAACATGCGCCGGGTTCAGGCAAGGTTGGAACGAGAGGCCGCATCAACCGGCGAGACGCTTGACCGCCATCAGCTTCGTCAGATGATCTCAACCGAAATTGGCGTGCCCCTGCACGATGTTGAGATGATGGAAGGCCGGCTGTCAGGGTCTGATTATTCACTGAACGCCACGCAATCGGCCGAGGACGAGGGCCGCGAATGGATTGACGCGTTGGTTGACGAGAGCGATCAGGCCGCTGAGAAGGTTGAAGCGAGCCACGACACTGCACAATTGCGCGCCTGGCTGCTGACAGCAATGAAGGCGCTGAATGAACGTGAGCAATTCATCGTGCGCGAGCGAAAATTGCTCGACAAGCCCCGCACATTGGAAAGCCTTGGAGAAGAGTTGAGCCTTTCCAAGGAACGCGTGCGTCAGTTGGAGGCGGCAGCATTTGCCAAAATGCGCAAGTCGCTTGAAGGGCAATCGCAAGAGGTATTCCATTTCCTGATGTGA
- the cobU gene encoding bifunctional adenosylcobinamide kinase/adenosylcobinamide-phosphate guanylyltransferase produces MGEKMLPRRTFVLGGAASGKSAWAEALLETSALPMTYIATGRVFDEEVRARVDIHRARRDNRWTTIEAPLDLGPVLAGIDASSAVLIDCATMWLSNHVLDGSDLGTAQTALIDALRTCSAPWVMVSNEVGHGIVPENALARHFREAQGRLNILLAAEADLAVQVIAGLPQVLKGQLT; encoded by the coding sequence ATGGGTGAAAAAATGTTGCCACGGCGCACTTTCGTTCTAGGCGGGGCGGCCTCGGGCAAATCAGCCTGGGCCGAAGCACTTTTGGAAACATCAGCCTTGCCAATGACTTACATCGCAACAGGCCGCGTGTTTGATGAAGAGGTTCGCGCCCGTGTCGACATCCACCGTGCCCGGCGCGACAATCGCTGGACCACCATCGAGGCACCGCTTGATCTTGGACCTGTATTGGCAGGAATTGATGCGAGTTCTGCGGTGTTGATTGATTGCGCAACGATGTGGTTGAGCAATCATGTGCTGGATGGGTCTGACTTGGGCACTGCGCAAACCGCTTTGATCGACGCCCTGCGCACATGCTCCGCGCCTTGGGTTATGGTGTCAAATGAGGTCGGGCATGGCATCGTGCCCGAAAACGCACTGGCCCGCCATTTTCGCGAGGCGCAGGGGCGTCTGAACATCCTACTCGCTGCCGAGGCTGATTTGGCCGTGCAGGTGATCGCCGGATTGCCTCAGGTCTTGAAAGGGCAGCTAACGTGA